From one Variovorax sp. PBL-H6 genomic stretch:
- a CDS encoding alpha/beta fold hydrolase encodes MYKVLHPSRSEFVPIRNLRYHVRTWGTPSPARPPLVLLHGWMDVAASWQFVVDALAEERHVIAPDWRGFGLTEGGAVDNYWMPDYLADLDWLLDHYAGDTPVDLVGHSMGGNIAMQYGGVRPQRLRRLVNLEGFGMPPLEPAEAPGRYGKWIDQLKRLHRGEMALASYTSVDGVARRLMKTNPRLSQDKAGWLAAHWSVARSQAEDGERWEILGDPAHKIINANLFRVDEALALYAAIQAPVLAVVASDDSLGHWWKGRYTLADFQERLKSVRNVRLERVEEAGHMLHHDQPARVAALIEAFMANEGP; translated from the coding sequence ATGTACAAAGTCCTCCACCCTTCCCGCAGCGAGTTCGTTCCCATCCGCAATCTTCGCTACCACGTCCGCACCTGGGGCACGCCTTCTCCGGCGCGCCCTCCCCTGGTGCTGCTGCACGGCTGGATGGATGTGGCCGCATCCTGGCAGTTCGTGGTCGACGCGCTGGCGGAAGAGCGCCATGTGATCGCCCCCGACTGGCGCGGCTTCGGCTTGACCGAGGGCGGCGCCGTCGACAACTACTGGATGCCCGACTACCTCGCCGATCTCGACTGGTTGCTCGACCACTACGCTGGCGACACGCCTGTCGACCTGGTCGGTCACAGCATGGGCGGCAACATCGCGATGCAGTACGGCGGGGTTCGGCCGCAGCGGCTGCGCCGCCTGGTCAATCTCGAGGGCTTCGGAATGCCGCCCCTGGAGCCAGCCGAGGCGCCCGGCCGCTACGGCAAGTGGATCGACCAGCTCAAGCGGCTGCACCGCGGAGAGATGGCGCTGGCCAGCTACACCAGCGTCGACGGAGTGGCGCGGCGGCTGATGAAGACCAACCCGCGCCTCTCGCAGGACAAGGCCGGCTGGCTTGCCGCGCACTGGTCCGTGGCGCGCTCCCAGGCCGAGGATGGCGAGCGCTGGGAGATCCTGGGCGACCCGGCGCACAAGATCATCAACGCCAATCTGTTCCGTGTCGACGAAGCACTGGCGCTCTACGCTGCCATCCAGGCCCCGGTGTTGGCCGTGGTGGCTTCCGACGACAGCCTGGGCCACTGGTGGAAGGGCCGCTACACCCTGGCCGACTTCCAGGAGCGCCTGAAATCCGTGCGCAACGTTCGCCTTGAACGGGTGGAGGAAGCGGGCCACATGCTGCACCACGACCAGCCGGCGCGAGTCGCGGCACTCATCGAGGCATTCATGGCAAATGAAGGGCCTTGA
- the pepN gene encoding aminopeptidase N produces the protein MLMRDAQAEPVAIRREDYRAPAYWIDTVDLTFDLDPAKTRVLNRMRLRRNPDVAPEPLRLDGDELNLARVLVDGQGASFRIEADQLVIDNLPEAFQLELFTTCAPSKNTKLMGLFVSENTFFTQCEAEGFRRITYFLDRPDVMASYTVTIRAAKAAYPVLLSNGNLVEEGELPEGRHFAKWVDPFRKPSYLFALVAGKLVAREQRIRARNGKEHLLQVYVRAGDLDKTEHAMNSLVNSVMWDEARFGLPLDLDRFMIVATSDFNMGAMENKGLNIFNTKYVLANQATATDADYSNIESVVGHEYFHNWTGDRVTCRDWFQLSLKEGLTVFRDQEFSQDLCADASARAVKRIEDVRVLRTAQFPEDAGPMAHPVRPDSYIEISNFYTVTIYEKGAEVVRMMQTLVGRQGFARGMTLYFERHDGQAVTCDHFAQAIADANPDSELARLLPQFKRWYSQAGTPRLAAHGVYDAAERTYTLSFVQSCPPTPGQPFKEPFVIPVNLGLLGPDGRELPLQLAGEEAPGAGTRTLVLTRADEQFTFIHVDAEPVPSILRGFSAPVILDYEYSDAQLLALMAHDADPFNRWEAAQRLALRAAIKAIHAPVAGAIEAPLDEACLEAMRRVLRDPGLDAAFKELVLTLPSETYIAEQLEMVDPQRVHLVREAMRAQLAAGLFADWEQAYEEHRDTGPYSPDPRSSGRRALSGLALSYLCLAARAKGDTVWPGRTLQRFKDAGNMTDRFNALQALVSSGHALAAQALARFHAIFKDEALVIDKWFSLQAGAPDRGGDILPLVKQLMKHPDFSLKNPNRARSVIFSYCNANPGALHRPDAAGYVFWSDRVIELDAINPQVAARLARALDRWSKLAEPYRSAAREAIMRVAAKPDLSKDTHEVVTRALAG, from the coding sequence ATGCTCATGCGTGATGCCCAAGCCGAACCTGTCGCGATCCGCCGCGAGGACTACCGCGCTCCTGCTTACTGGATCGACACCGTCGACCTGACCTTCGACCTCGACCCGGCCAAGACCCGCGTGCTCAACCGCATGCGCCTGCGCCGCAACCCGGACGTCGCGCCCGAGCCACTGCGCCTGGACGGCGACGAGCTGAACCTCGCGCGCGTGCTGGTCGACGGCCAGGGTGCCTCCTTCCGCATCGAGGCCGACCAGCTGGTGATCGACAACCTGCCCGAGGCCTTCCAGCTCGAGCTCTTCACCACCTGCGCGCCCTCGAAGAACACCAAGCTCATGGGCCTGTTCGTGAGCGAGAACACCTTCTTCACCCAGTGCGAGGCCGAGGGCTTTCGCCGCATCACGTACTTCCTCGACCGGCCCGACGTGATGGCGAGCTACACGGTGACGATCCGCGCCGCCAAGGCTGCCTACCCGGTGCTGTTGTCGAACGGCAACCTGGTCGAGGAGGGTGAACTCCCGGAGGGCCGCCATTTCGCCAAGTGGGTCGACCCGTTCCGCAAGCCCAGCTACCTTTTTGCGCTGGTGGCCGGCAAGCTCGTGGCGCGCGAGCAGCGCATCAGGGCCCGCAATGGCAAGGAGCACCTGCTGCAGGTCTACGTGCGCGCCGGCGACCTCGACAAGACCGAGCACGCGATGAACTCGCTGGTCAACTCCGTGATGTGGGACGAGGCCCGTTTCGGACTGCCGCTGGACCTGGACCGCTTCATGATCGTCGCCACCAGCGACTTCAACATGGGCGCCATGGAGAACAAGGGCCTGAACATCTTCAATACGAAGTACGTCCTGGCCAACCAGGCCACTGCCACCGACGCCGACTACAGCAACATCGAGAGCGTGGTCGGCCACGAGTACTTCCACAACTGGACCGGCGACCGCGTGACCTGCCGGGACTGGTTCCAGCTTTCACTCAAGGAAGGCCTCACGGTCTTTCGCGATCAGGAGTTCAGCCAGGACCTGTGCGCCGATGCCTCCGCGCGCGCCGTCAAGCGCATCGAGGACGTGCGCGTCCTGCGCACCGCCCAGTTCCCCGAGGACGCCGGCCCGATGGCGCACCCCGTTCGGCCGGACAGCTACATCGAGATCAGCAACTTCTACACCGTCACCATCTACGAGAAGGGTGCCGAGGTGGTGCGCATGATGCAGACGCTGGTGGGCCGGCAGGGATTCGCACGCGGCATGACGCTGTACTTCGAGCGCCATGACGGCCAGGCCGTGACCTGCGACCACTTCGCGCAGGCCATCGCCGATGCGAACCCCGATTCGGAGCTGGCGCGTCTCTTGCCGCAATTCAAGCGCTGGTACAGCCAGGCCGGCACGCCGCGGCTGGCCGCGCACGGCGTGTACGACGCCGCCGAACGCACCTACACGCTGAGCTTCGTTCAGAGCTGCCCACCCACGCCGGGCCAGCCCTTCAAGGAACCCTTCGTGATCCCGGTCAACCTCGGCCTGCTCGGCCCGGACGGGCGCGAGCTGCCGCTGCAGCTGGCCGGCGAGGAAGCCCCGGGCGCGGGCACGCGCACCCTGGTGCTGACGCGCGCGGACGAGCAGTTCACTTTCATCCACGTCGATGCCGAGCCGGTGCCGTCGATCCTGCGTGGCTTCAGCGCGCCAGTGATCCTGGATTACGAGTACAGCGATGCCCAACTGCTCGCGCTCATGGCGCACGACGCCGATCCTTTCAATCGCTGGGAGGCCGCTCAACGGCTGGCGTTGCGCGCCGCGATCAAGGCAATTCACGCGCCGGTCGCCGGTGCCATCGAAGCGCCGCTCGACGAAGCTTGCCTCGAAGCCATGCGCCGCGTGCTCCGCGACCCCGGGCTCGACGCCGCCTTCAAGGAGCTGGTGCTCACGCTGCCCTCGGAAACCTACATCGCCGAGCAGTTGGAGATGGTCGATCCGCAGCGCGTGCACCTCGTGCGCGAGGCCATGCGCGCCCAGCTCGCCGCCGGCCTCTTCGCCGATTGGGAGCAGGCGTACGAGGAGCACCGCGACACCGGCCCGTACAGCCCCGACCCGCGCTCCTCCGGCCGCCGAGCGCTGAGCGGCCTCGCCCTTTCCTACCTCTGCCTGGCAGCGCGCGCGAAGGGCGACACGGTCTGGCCCGGCAGGACGCTGCAGCGCTTCAAGGATGCCGGCAACATGACCGACCGCTTCAACGCGCTCCAGGCACTGGTGTCCTCGGGCCACGCCCTGGCGGCGCAGGCCCTGGCGCGCTTCCACGCGATCTTCAAGGACGAGGCGCTGGTCATCGACAAGTGGTTCTCGCTGCAGGCCGGCGCGCCCGACCGCGGCGGGGACATCCTGCCGTTGGTCAAGCAGCTGATGAAGCACCCCGACTTCTCGCTCAAGAACCCGAATCGCGCGCGCAGCGTGATCTTCAGCTACTGCAACGCCAACCCGGGTGCGCTGCACCGCCCCGATGCGGCAGGCTACGTGTTCTGGAGCGATCGCGTAATCGAACTCGATGCCATCAACCCGCAAGTCGCCGCGCGCCTGGCGCGCGCGCTCGACCGCTGGAGCAAGCTGGCCGAGCCTTACCGCAGCGCCGCGCGCGAAGCCATCATGCGCGTGGCGGCCAAGCCCGATCTCAGCAAGGACACGCACGAGGTCGTCACCCGCGCACTCGCTGGATAA
- the prfB gene encoding peptide chain release factor 2 (programmed frameshift), with protein sequence MDAEQINQIGATLADLSTRTVDLRRYLDYDAKAERLRTVNASLEDPTVWNDPKKAQELGREKKALDDVVVTLDRLTSGLSDNTELYEMSKEEGDMDGLQAIADDAAKLEEDIKQLEFRRMFNNPADPLNAFVDIQAGAGGTEACDWASMLLRQYLKYAERKGFKTQIEDETPGDTAGIKGATIKVEGEYAFGLLRTETGVHRLVRKSPFDSSGGRHTSFASIFVYPEIDDSIEIEINPADVRVDTYRASGAGGQHINKTDSAVRLTHIPTGIVVQCQDGRSQHSNRDVAWKRLRSRLYDHEMRKRQEEQQKLEDSKTDVGWGHQIRSYVLDNSRIKDLRTNVEISATQKVLDGDLDAFIEASLKQGV encoded by the exons ATGGATGCAGAGCAAATCAACCAAATCGGCGCAACCCTCGCAGACCTGAGCACCAGGACGGTCGATCTACGGAGGTATCTT GACTACGATGCCAAAGCCGAACGTCTGAGGACGGTCAACGCATCCCTCGAAGACCCGACCGTCTGGAACGACCCGAAGAAAGCCCAGGAGCTGGGCAGGGAAAAGAAGGCGCTCGACGACGTGGTCGTCACGCTCGACCGGCTCACCAGCGGGCTGTCGGACAACACCGAGCTCTACGAGATGTCGAAGGAAGAAGGCGACATGGATGGCCTGCAGGCCATCGCGGACGATGCCGCCAAGCTCGAGGAAGACATCAAGCAACTCGAGTTCCGCCGGATGTTCAACAACCCGGCCGACCCGCTGAACGCCTTCGTCGACATCCAGGCCGGCGCCGGCGGCACCGAGGCCTGCGACTGGGCCAGCATGCTGCTGCGGCAGTACCTGAAATACGCCGAGCGCAAGGGCTTCAAGACCCAGATCGAGGACGAGACTCCTGGCGACACCGCAGGCATCAAGGGCGCCACCATCAAGGTCGAGGGCGAGTACGCCTTCGGCCTGCTGCGCACCGAGACCGGCGTGCACCGCCTGGTGCGCAAATCGCCCTTCGACTCTTCGGGCGGCCGCCACACCAGCTTCGCCAGCATCTTCGTCTACCCGGAGATCGATGACTCGATCGAGATCGAGATCAACCCCGCGGACGTGCGGGTGGACACCTACCGCGCGAGCGGCGCAGGCGGCCAGCACATCAACAAGACCGACTCGGCGGTGCGCCTCACGCACATTCCCACCGGCATCGTGGTGCAGTGTCAGGACGGCCGCAGCCAGCACAGCAACCGCGACGTCGCCTGGAAGCGCCTGCGCTCGCGGCTGTACGACCACGAGATGCGCAAGCGCCAGGAAGAACAGCAGAAGCTGGAAGACAGCAAGACAGACGTCGGCTGGGGCCACCAGATCCGCAGCTACGTGCTGGACAACAGCCGCATCAAGGACCTGCGCACCAACGTCGAGATCTCTGCCACCCAGAAGGTACTCGATGGCGACCTCGATGCCTTCATCGAAGCCTCGCTCAAGCAAGGCGTCTGA